A single window of Kitasatospora sp. HUAS MG31 DNA harbors:
- a CDS encoding iron-containing redox enzyme family protein, producing MSVRPADTSPLLPSPRGPVSAHLLDLLRGDPVGGLPEAAITPDGAWGEDQQLALYAGYELHYQGFAGVDPALEWDPSLLALRARLERAFLTALQTATHPVPPLADVLSGLLAEPPDATGPSHHLLTDGERWQAREYLVHRSLYHLKEADPQMWVVPRLPHPAKAALVAVQYDEYGAGRPEHAHALLFARMMSDFGLDPAYGRYLDLVPAPALAVVNLMTLFGLHRALRAALVGQFAAVEITSPPGAERLARAFERLGASADGTLFYREHVVADAVHEQLVRYTVIEPLVAADPHLADGIAFGITAAGLTEDRLARHLLDAWGAGRTSLHAAVL from the coding sequence ATGTCCGTCCGACCCGCTGACACCTCGCCCCTCCTGCCCTCGCCGCGCGGGCCGGTCTCCGCCCACCTGCTCGACCTGCTCCGGGGCGACCCGGTGGGCGGCCTGCCCGAGGCCGCCATCACCCCGGACGGCGCCTGGGGCGAGGACCAGCAACTCGCCCTGTACGCCGGCTACGAGCTGCACTACCAGGGCTTCGCCGGGGTCGACCCCGCCCTGGAGTGGGACCCCTCGCTGCTCGCCCTGCGCGCTCGTCTGGAGCGGGCGTTCCTGACCGCCTTGCAGACGGCCACCCACCCCGTCCCGCCGCTCGCCGACGTCCTGTCCGGGCTGCTCGCCGAACCACCGGACGCCACCGGCCCGTCCCACCACCTGCTCACCGACGGCGAGCGGTGGCAGGCCCGCGAGTACCTGGTCCACCGCTCGCTGTACCACCTGAAGGAGGCCGACCCGCAGATGTGGGTGGTGCCCCGGCTGCCCCACCCGGCCAAGGCCGCGCTGGTGGCCGTCCAGTACGACGAGTACGGGGCCGGCCGGCCCGAGCACGCCCACGCGCTGCTGTTCGCCCGGATGATGTCCGACTTCGGCCTGGACCCGGCGTACGGGCGCTACCTGGACCTGGTGCCCGCACCGGCGCTGGCGGTGGTCAACCTGATGACGCTGTTCGGCCTGCACCGGGCGCTGCGGGCCGCCCTGGTCGGGCAGTTCGCGGCCGTCGAGATCACCTCCCCGCCCGGGGCCGAGCGGCTCGCCCGCGCCTTCGAACGGCTGGGTGCCTCCGCGGACGGCACGCTGTTCTACCGGGAGCACGTGGTCGCCGACGCCGTGCACGAGCAACTCGTCCGGTACACCGTCATCGAGCCCCTGGTCGCCGCCGACCCGCACCTCGCCGACGGCATCGCCTTCGGGATCACCGCTGCCGGCCTCACCGAGGACCGTCTCGCCCGGCACCTCCTGGACGCCTGGGGCGCGGGCCGCACCTCGCTGCACGCCGCAGTCCTGTGA
- a CDS encoding hydrophobic protein: MLAMLLVLLLIIVLFGAGFALKALWWIAIALLVVWLVGFLARGSSRGNRTHWYRW; the protein is encoded by the coding sequence ATGCTCGCCATGTTGCTGGTACTTCTGCTGATCATCGTGCTGTTCGGGGCCGGGTTCGCCCTGAAGGCGCTCTGGTGGATCGCCATCGCCCTGCTGGTCGTGTGGCTGGTGGGCTTCCTCGCCCGCGGCTCCAGCCGGGGCAACCGGACCCACTGGTACCGGTGGTGA
- a CDS encoding SRPBCC family protein — protein sequence MTTVQESIAVDVPLDTAYHQWTQSEDFPSFREGVEEVRRIDDRHNHWRIRSNGGTREFDTEIIDQAVDDHVAWCTVAGHVYEAGAVSFYRIDPTHTRVMLAIDRVPEDNTETTTDLSGMLDLRVRGDLRRFKRFVEHRGDPGTGG from the coding sequence GTGACCACGGTGCAGGAGTCGATCGCGGTGGACGTGCCGCTCGACACCGCCTACCACCAATGGACGCAGTCCGAGGACTTCCCCAGTTTCAGGGAGGGCGTGGAGGAGGTCCGCCGGATCGACGACCGCCACAACCACTGGCGGATCCGGAGCAACGGCGGGACGAGGGAGTTCGACACCGAGATCATCGACCAGGCCGTCGACGACCACGTCGCCTGGTGCACCGTCGCCGGCCACGTGTACGAGGCGGGCGCCGTCTCCTTCTACCGGATCGACCCCACCCACACCCGGGTGATGCTGGCGATCGACCGGGTGCCCGAGGACAACACCGAGACGACCACGGACCTGAGCGGGATGCTGGACCTCCGGGTGAGGGGCGACCTGCGGCGCTTCAAGCGGTTCGTCGAGCACCGCGGCGATCCGGGGACCGGCGGGTAG
- a CDS encoding SsgA family sporulation/cell division regulator: MPQSEPTVRSTAVRFLDDRSPDDPVYAELRYISNRPYTVCLAVGTSSSEVCWYFGRELLADGRRRPAGPGEIQVSPGEQGDVLIRRTSRAGTTMVSVPMASLDEFLAACYALVPAGGESDHLDLDADLERLLEPD; this comes from the coding sequence ATGCCGCAGTCAGAACCCACCGTCCGCTCGACGGCGGTCCGGTTCCTGGACGACCGGTCGCCCGACGACCCGGTGTACGCGGAGCTGCGCTACATCAGCAACCGGCCGTACACGGTCTGCCTGGCCGTGGGCACCAGTAGCTCGGAGGTGTGCTGGTACTTCGGCCGGGAGCTGCTGGCCGACGGCCGCAGGCGTCCCGCCGGACCCGGGGAGATCCAGGTCAGCCCCGGCGAACAGGGGGATGTGCTGATCCGCCGGACGAGCCGGGCAGGCACCACGATGGTGAGCGTACCGATGGCCAGCCTGGACGAGTTCCTCGCCGCCTGCTACGCGCTGGTGCCGGCCGGCGGGGAGAGCGACCACCTGGACCTCGACGCCGACCTCGAACGCCTCCTCGAACCCGACTGA
- a CDS encoding SRPBCC family protein, whose translation MVTVQRSITVDRPADEVLRYLADFGHTTAWDPGTESCVRLDDGPVREGARWRNVSRFRGRRTRLDYRLERYGTDHLVFVGENGTVTATDDITVRPYGGGSVVDYRAHLGLKGFARLASPLVRREFERLADRTADRLPRVLADPGA comes from the coding sequence GTGGTCACCGTGCAACGCAGCATCACCGTCGACCGGCCCGCCGACGAGGTGCTGCGCTACCTCGCCGACTTCGGCCACACCACCGCGTGGGATCCCGGCACCGAGAGCTGTGTCCGGCTGGACGACGGGCCGGTGCGCGAGGGCGCCCGCTGGCGCAACGTGTCCCGGTTCCGCGGCCGCCGGACCCGACTCGACTACCGGCTGGAACGGTACGGGACGGACCACCTGGTCTTCGTCGGGGAGAACGGTACGGTGACCGCCACCGACGACATCACGGTCCGCCCGTACGGCGGCGGGTCCGTCGTGGACTACCGCGCCCACCTGGGGCTGAAGGGCTTCGCCCGGCTCGCCTCACCCCTCGTCCGGCGGGAGTTCGAACGGCTCGCGGACCGCACGGCCGACCGGCTGCCGCGGGTGCTGGCCGACCCGGGCGCGTGA
- a CDS encoding DUF6480 family protein, with protein sequence MKTVARKLPLSAEQAVLSAWARERGWSVRWEHATRTRSEFLHLARGGRSLVAVFSHDGAFEYAKAPGDGAGGVELNLPALARELARPAVPADEVGRRASDAARTDGDRPASATGATPEETPPAEGSTTAGISVPEPPELRRAWGAWPLVIVGLLVLCVVVFMVARIAA encoded by the coding sequence GTGAAGACCGTCGCACGGAAGCTGCCGCTCAGTGCGGAGCAGGCGGTGCTGTCCGCGTGGGCACGGGAGCGGGGGTGGTCGGTCCGCTGGGAGCACGCCACCCGGACGCGGAGCGAGTTCCTCCACCTCGCGCGCGGCGGGCGGTCCCTGGTCGCCGTCTTCTCCCATGACGGCGCCTTCGAGTACGCCAAGGCGCCGGGGGACGGCGCCGGCGGGGTGGAACTCAACCTCCCCGCGCTGGCACGGGAGTTGGCGCGGCCCGCGGTCCCGGCGGACGAGGTGGGCCGGCGGGCGTCCGATGCCGCACGGACGGACGGTGACCGGCCCGCGTCCGCCACGGGGGCGACCCCTGAGGAGACGCCGCCGGCGGAAGGCAGCACCACCGCCGGGATCTCGGTGCCCGAACCGCCGGAGCTCCGCCGGGCCTGGGGAGCGTGGCCGTTGGTGATCGTCGGCCTGCTGGTGCTGTGCGTCGTGGTGTTCATGGTGGCGCGGATCGCCGCCTGA
- a CDS encoding DUF6458 family protein, with protein MGIGLSIFLIAVGAILAFAVREEVSWVDLDAVGIILMVVGVLGLVVSAALIYRRRRIVHEHVVDEDPATVRRRDERL; from the coding sequence ATGGGAATCGGCTTGTCCATCTTCCTGATCGCGGTCGGCGCGATCCTCGCCTTCGCCGTCCGGGAGGAGGTCTCCTGGGTCGACCTCGACGCGGTCGGGATCATCCTCATGGTGGTCGGTGTCCTCGGGCTGGTCGTCTCGGCCGCGCTGATCTACCGGCGGCGCCGGATCGTCCACGAGCACGTGGTCGACGAGGACCCGGCGACCGTGCGGCGGCGCGACGAGCGGCTGTGA
- a CDS encoding STAS domain-containing protein — MRTARAERPLEDQDSVYEVRRVLDLALAHGRPVELDLPAVTFCDSAGLRVMLGARERAASAGTSLRIRAAGPRIRHLLDITETRRLLAPPE; from the coding sequence GTGCGGACTGCCCGGGCGGAACGCCCGCTGGAGGACCAGGACAGCGTGTACGAGGTCCGCCGGGTCCTGGACCTGGCGCTCGCGCACGGACGCCCGGTGGAACTCGACCTCCCCGCCGTGACCTTCTGCGACTCCGCCGGCCTGCGGGTCATGCTCGGCGCGCGGGAGCGCGCAGCGTCCGCCGGCACCTCGCTGCGGATCCGCGCGGCAGGCCCGCGGATCCGGCACCTCCTCGACATCACCGAGACCCGGCGCCTGCTCGCCCCGCCGGAGTAG
- a CDS encoding STAS domain-containing protein has translation MGTLTVGLSGTSDRLTAVVTGEIDQDNADVLRRRLSAALRAGTGRLVVDMTGVEFCDSRGLHTLVAVRHEALAVGRTMTVVPSPIVRRLLEITDTLPLFQAEGR, from the coding sequence GTGGGGACGCTCACGGTGGGGCTCAGCGGCACCTCGGACCGCCTGACCGCGGTGGTCACGGGCGAGATCGACCAGGACAACGCCGACGTCCTGCGTCGTAGGCTGTCGGCCGCACTGCGCGCCGGCACCGGCCGGCTGGTGGTCGACATGACCGGCGTCGAGTTCTGCGACAGCCGGGGGCTTCACACCCTGGTGGCGGTGCGGCACGAGGCCCTGGCCGTCGGGCGGACGATGACGGTCGTGCCCAGCCCCATCGTGCGGCGACTGCTGGAGATCACCGACACCCTGCCGCTGTTCCAGGCCGAAGGCCGATGA
- a CDS encoding helix-turn-helix transcriptional regulator: MAIEQQPAERQWTFLTNHARVLVQIARDPGIRVRDIAASCLLTERAVQRIIVDLEEAGYLSHIRVGRANHYHVIDGKQLRHPADAGPKLAELLAVLLGH; the protein is encoded by the coding sequence ATGGCCATCGAGCAGCAACCGGCCGAGCGGCAGTGGACGTTCCTGACGAACCACGCCCGGGTGCTGGTGCAGATCGCCCGCGATCCCGGGATCCGGGTCCGCGACATCGCGGCCAGCTGTCTGCTGACCGAGCGGGCCGTGCAGCGGATCATCGTGGACCTGGAGGAGGCCGGCTACCTCAGCCACATCCGGGTGGGCCGGGCCAATCACTACCACGTCATCGACGGCAAGCAGCTGCGGCACCCGGCCGACGCCGGACCCAAGCTCGCCGAACTCCTCGCCGTCCTCCTCGGGCACTGA
- a CDS encoding PHP domain-containing protein: MDADEALRRIAFLLEWRGASPYRVRAFLTAAEAARGLPPGSVSAERARELRGVGPVTAEVVAQASEGGTPAYLARLEAAAGAAARAGWELAGATLGDCHLHSDWSDGGSPIQEMADAARALGHHWAVVTDHSPRLTVAHGLSPDRLRRQLEAVAAVNAPGGSFRLLSGIECDILDDGSLDQEEELLGRLDVVVASVHSKLRSEPGPMTARMLAAVRNPHADVLGHCTGRIVTGRGRPQSRFDAGAVFAACAEAGTAVEINCRPERRDPPDDLLRLAAEAGCLFAVDTDAHAPDQLDWQLSGYARAARFGLGPDRLVTTWPVDRLLGWTARHGRGP, from the coding sequence ATGGACGCGGACGAGGCGCTCCGGCGGATCGCCTTCCTCCTGGAGTGGCGCGGCGCCTCGCCGTACCGGGTGCGGGCGTTCCTCACGGCGGCGGAGGCCGCCCGCGGACTGCCGCCCGGGTCGGTGAGCGCGGAACGGGCCCGGGAGCTGCGCGGCGTCGGCCCGGTCACCGCCGAGGTGGTCGCCCAAGCCTCCGAAGGAGGCACACCCGCCTATCTCGCCCGGCTGGAGGCAGCGGCCGGGGCGGCGGCCCGGGCCGGCTGGGAACTGGCCGGCGCGACCCTCGGGGACTGCCACCTGCACTCCGACTGGTCCGACGGCGGCAGCCCGATCCAGGAGATGGCCGACGCCGCCCGCGCCCTGGGGCACCACTGGGCCGTGGTCACCGACCACTCGCCCCGGCTCACCGTCGCCCACGGCCTCAGCCCGGACCGGCTGCGCCGCCAGCTGGAGGCGGTGGCCGCCGTCAACGCCCCCGGCGGGTCCTTCCGGCTGCTCTCCGGGATCGAGTGCGACATCCTCGACGACGGCTCGCTCGACCAGGAGGAGGAACTGCTCGGCCGGCTGGACGTGGTGGTGGCCTCGGTGCACTCCAAGCTCCGGTCCGAACCCGGGCCGATGACCGCCCGGATGCTCGCGGCGGTCCGCAACCCGCACGCGGACGTGCTCGGCCACTGCACCGGCCGGATCGTCACCGGCCGCGGCCGACCGCAGTCGCGGTTCGACGCCGGGGCCGTCTTCGCCGCCTGCGCCGAGGCCGGAACCGCCGTGGAGATCAACTGCCGGCCCGAGCGGCGCGACCCGCCCGACGACCTGCTGCGGCTGGCGGCCGAGGCCGGCTGCCTGTTCGCGGTGGACACCGACGCCCACGCTCCGGACCAACTGGACTGGCAGCTCTCCGGCTACGCGCGGGCCGCCCGGTTCGGCCTCGGGCCCGACCGGCTGGTGACCACCTGGCCCGTCGACCGGCTGCTCGGCTGGACCGCGCGGCACGGCCGAGGTCCGTGA
- a CDS encoding LLM class F420-dependent oxidoreductase, which translates to MVQIGYTMMTEQRGPRDLVADVVRAEAAGFDFSVTSDHFFPWLDEQGHAPYAWAVLGAAAQATGRIPLMTYVTCPTFRYHPVVVAQKAATLQLLSGGRFRLGLGSGENLNEHVVGSGWPSVPVRQAMLAEALGIIRDLFAGGYVTRHGRHFDVDAARLWDLPEEPPPIGVAVSGEHSCALAGRLTDLVIAVEPDASLVDAFARHGGSGKPAVGQLPVCWDPDRDTAVKRAYEQFRWFGGGWKVNAELPGTAGFAAASSFVRPEDVAGAVPCGDRVEEFVAAVRPFTEAGFDQVALVQVGGESQPAFLDWAESTLLPALREAL; encoded by the coding sequence ATGGTGCAGATCGGGTACACGATGATGACCGAGCAGCGCGGGCCGCGGGATCTCGTCGCGGACGTCGTCCGGGCGGAGGCCGCCGGGTTCGACTTCTCGGTGACCTCGGACCACTTCTTCCCGTGGCTGGACGAGCAGGGCCACGCCCCGTACGCGTGGGCGGTGCTGGGCGCGGCCGCGCAGGCGACCGGCCGGATTCCGCTGATGACCTACGTCACCTGCCCCACCTTCCGGTACCACCCGGTGGTGGTGGCCCAGAAAGCCGCCACCCTCCAGTTGCTGTCCGGGGGCCGGTTCCGCCTCGGCCTGGGCAGCGGCGAGAACCTCAACGAGCACGTGGTCGGGTCGGGCTGGCCGTCGGTGCCGGTGCGGCAGGCGATGCTCGCCGAGGCGCTCGGGATCATCCGCGACCTCTTCGCGGGCGGGTACGTGACCCGGCACGGCCGCCACTTCGACGTGGACGCGGCCCGGCTGTGGGATCTCCCCGAGGAGCCCCCGCCGATCGGGGTGGCGGTCTCGGGGGAGCACTCCTGCGCACTGGCCGGCCGGCTCACGGACCTGGTGATCGCGGTGGAGCCGGACGCCTCGCTGGTGGACGCCTTCGCCCGCCACGGCGGTTCGGGAAAGCCGGCCGTCGGTCAGCTCCCGGTGTGCTGGGACCCGGACCGGGACACCGCCGTCAAGCGGGCGTACGAGCAGTTCCGCTGGTTCGGCGGCGGCTGGAAGGTCAACGCCGAACTCCCCGGAACCGCGGGTTTCGCCGCCGCGAGCAGCTTCGTCCGGCCCGAGGACGTCGCCGGGGCCGTCCCGTGCGGCGACCGGGTCGAGGAGTTCGTCGCCGCCGTCCGGCCCTTCACGGAGGCCGGGTTCGACCAGGTCGCCCTGGTCCAGGTCGGCGGGGAGAGCCAGCCGGCCTTCCTGGACTGGGCCGAGTCCACCCTCCTCCCCGCCCTCCGCGAAGCGCTCTGA
- a CDS encoding nitroreductase family protein has product MASPRSVFSDCKSRYQDTSCRDSWGGPGCAGIGSRGARLAPIMQREQERPGGIHPVLAGRCSPTAFDASVAVDDRALGLLLEAARWAPSAGNSQPWGASPAGRGSRSTGASSATSPPARPAGHRARACWSSH; this is encoded by the coding sequence ATGGCGAGCCCCCGGTCCGTGTTCTCGGATTGTAAATCTCGATATCAAGATACTTCATGTCGAGATTCCTGGGGAGGGCCGGGGTGTGCCGGAATAGGGTCGAGGGGTGCCCGGCTGGCGCCGATCATGCAGCGTGAACAGGAGCGTCCCGGCGGCATCCACCCCGTGCTGGCGGGGCGGTGCAGCCCCACGGCGTTCGACGCCTCGGTGGCCGTCGACGACCGGGCCCTCGGCCTGCTGCTGGAGGCCGCGCGGTGGGCGCCGTCCGCCGGCAACTCGCAGCCGTGGGGGGCCTCACCTGCCGGCCGGGGGAGCCGGAGCACCGGCGCGTCCTCCGCCACCTCGCCCCCAGCTCGGCCCGCTGGGCACCGAGCGCGGGCCTGCTGGTCGTCACACTGA
- a CDS encoding MFS transporter, translating into MRRNGQGNGLVAQLRRPPGGRDGRMMLLSQFVDRTGSGVWAAASVLYFTFVRGLDARQLGLLLGVAAVAGIAGSPLAGRAAERLPVRTLLIACHLLRLVTMGLLLVVDEYAVLLVVVALTCLGERAAKTLEMLFATRVAGERRGVYQALFRSVANAGYALGAGIAALGLAVGTADAYRVLLLANALSFVLAAVLVARAGEPAGHGLVVARPADGGTAQAKATEAEAEAPSPWRDRGYLRFVLLDIPLNLDDSVLNVGLPLWLVHHTAAPHALVPAFLVVNTVLVVLLQLRVSAWADGPHGAVRALRWYGPTLLGCCLLLATATGGGAWSASAALLVAAVLVTLAELLRSVSSWELAVSLAPPRARASYLGVAGMSQSVQKSAGPLLLTGAVMTAGPLGWIALGTSVTALGLVQRRSALHRLATPPAPAPAQADPAPAASTPSSTS; encoded by the coding sequence ATGCGGCGCAACGGACAGGGGAACGGGCTGGTGGCGCAGTTGCGGCGGCCGCCGGGCGGGCGGGACGGGCGGATGATGCTGCTGTCGCAGTTCGTCGACCGGACCGGCAGCGGCGTGTGGGCGGCGGCGTCGGTGCTGTACTTCACCTTCGTCCGGGGGCTGGACGCGCGGCAGCTCGGCCTGCTCCTCGGGGTCGCCGCCGTGGCCGGGATCGCGGGGTCGCCGCTGGCCGGCCGGGCGGCCGAACGGCTGCCGGTCCGTACGCTGCTGATCGCCTGTCACCTGCTGCGGCTCGTCACCATGGGCCTGCTGCTGGTGGTGGACGAGTACGCGGTGCTGCTGGTCGTGGTGGCGCTGACCTGCCTGGGCGAGCGGGCGGCCAAGACCCTGGAGATGCTCTTCGCCACCCGGGTCGCGGGCGAGCGCAGGGGCGTCTACCAGGCGCTGTTCCGCAGCGTGGCGAACGCCGGCTACGCGCTCGGCGCGGGCATCGCCGCCCTCGGCCTGGCCGTGGGCACCGCGGACGCATACCGCGTGCTGCTGCTGGCCAACGCCCTCTCCTTCGTCCTGGCCGCCGTCCTGGTCGCCCGGGCCGGCGAGCCCGCCGGACACGGCCTGGTGGTGGCCCGACCCGCGGACGGCGGAACGGCACAGGCCAAGGCCACGGAGGCGGAGGCGGAGGCGCCCAGCCCCTGGCGGGACCGCGGCTACCTGCGGTTCGTCCTGCTCGACATCCCGCTCAACCTCGACGACTCCGTCCTCAACGTCGGCCTGCCGCTCTGGCTGGTCCATCACACGGCCGCGCCGCACGCCCTGGTCCCGGCCTTCCTGGTGGTCAACACCGTCCTGGTCGTCCTGCTCCAACTACGGGTCTCCGCCTGGGCGGACGGCCCGCACGGCGCGGTCAGGGCGCTGCGCTGGTACGGGCCGACGCTGCTCGGCTGCTGCCTGCTGCTGGCCACCGCGACCGGCGGCGGCGCCTGGTCGGCCTCGGCCGCGCTGCTGGTCGCCGCGGTCCTGGTCACCCTGGCGGAACTGCTGCGCTCGGTCAGCTCCTGGGAGTTGGCGGTGAGCCTGGCCCCGCCGCGCGCCCGGGCCTCCTACCTGGGCGTCGCCGGGATGTCCCAGTCGGTGCAGAAGTCGGCGGGCCCGCTGCTGCTGACCGGCGCGGTGATGACCGCCGGCCCGCTCGGCTGGATCGCCCTGGGCACCTCGGTCACCGCCCTCGGCCTCGTCCAGCGCCGCTCCGCCCTCCACCGGCTGGCCACCCCGCCCGCCCCGGCGCCCGCCCAGGCCGACCCGGCACCCGCCGCCTCGACGCCGAGCAGCACTTCCTGA
- a CDS encoding fluoride efflux transporter FluC, whose translation MERPESEVTAEPVDPDVDPLPRGRRGPDRDQLPVVAVVAVGGALGACARYGMALLWPAGVGAFPWSTLVVNALGCAVIGVFMVVITEVWAAHRLVRPFFGTGVLGGFTTFSTYAVEVQRLVRSGHAAVGLGYLAATVVAALASVWVAATATRRVIGWRTR comes from the coding sequence ATGGAGCGCCCCGAGTCCGAGGTGACGGCCGAGCCCGTCGATCCCGATGTCGATCCGCTGCCGAGGGGCCGGCGCGGTCCGGACCGGGACCAGCTCCCGGTGGTCGCCGTGGTCGCGGTCGGCGGCGCGCTGGGGGCGTGCGCCCGGTACGGCATGGCGCTGCTGTGGCCGGCCGGGGTGGGGGCGTTCCCGTGGTCGACGCTGGTGGTGAACGCACTGGGCTGCGCGGTGATCGGCGTGTTCATGGTGGTGATCACCGAGGTGTGGGCGGCGCACCGGCTGGTGCGGCCGTTCTTCGGCACCGGGGTGCTGGGCGGGTTCACCACCTTCTCCACGTACGCGGTGGAGGTGCAGCGGCTGGTGCGCTCCGGGCACGCCGCGGTGGGACTGGGGTACCTGGCCGCGACGGTGGTGGCGGCCCTGGCGTCGGTGTGGGTGGCCGCGACGGCGACCCGCCGGGTGATCGGCTGGAGGACGCGATGA
- a CDS encoding DUF190 domain-containing protein, translating to MTRLTGKALRATVFVGEDDVWHHRPLFSEIVHRAHAAGLAGASVFRGVEGFGASSLVHTSRLLSLSEDLPVAVVIVDTAERVRAFLPQLDELVTEGLVVLDEVEVIRYVGRKRDGS from the coding sequence ATGACGAGGCTGACCGGGAAGGCTCTGCGGGCGACGGTGTTCGTCGGCGAGGACGACGTCTGGCACCACCGGCCGCTCTTCAGCGAGATCGTGCACCGCGCGCACGCCGCCGGTCTGGCCGGGGCGAGCGTGTTCCGGGGCGTCGAGGGCTTCGGCGCCTCCTCCCTGGTGCACACCTCCCGGCTGCTGTCGCTCAGCGAGGACCTGCCGGTGGCGGTCGTGATCGTGGACACCGCCGAGCGGGTGCGCGCCTTCCTGCCGCAGCTGGACGAGCTGGTCACCGAGGGCCTGGTGGTCCTGGACGAGGTCGAGGTGATCCGGTACGTCGGCCGGAAGCGGGACGGGTCGTGA
- the crcB gene encoding fluoride efflux transporter CrcB — MNWLLVIAGAVVGAPMRYLTDRAVQSRHDSVFPWGTFTVNVVGCLVLGLVTGALTAGAAPSSVQLLLGTGFCGALTTYSTFSYETLRLAESGARFLAVLNVAGSLVAGLAAVLAGTAVADALWT; from the coding sequence GTGAACTGGCTGCTGGTGATCGCCGGGGCGGTGGTCGGCGCGCCGATGCGGTACCTGACCGACCGGGCGGTCCAGTCGCGGCACGACTCGGTCTTCCCCTGGGGCACGTTCACCGTCAACGTGGTCGGCTGTCTGGTCCTCGGCCTGGTCACCGGCGCCCTGACCGCGGGAGCGGCGCCTTCCTCCGTACAGCTGCTGCTGGGCACGGGCTTCTGCGGGGCGCTGACCACGTACTCGACCTTCTCCTACGAGACGCTGCGGCTGGCCGAGTCGGGCGCGCGGTTCCTCGCGGTGCTGAACGTGGCCGGCAGCCTGGTCGCCGGCCTGGCGGCGGTGCTCGCCGGCACCGCCGTCGCGGACGCCCTCTGGACGTGA